Genomic DNA from Thermobifida alba:
GGCATGGCACTGGGAGTCGCCACCCTCGGCTCCGTGGGCGTCGCCGTGTACCGCTTCCTCATCGAGGACTCCATTCCGGCGGACGTGCCGCCGCAGGCGGCCGAGGCCGCCCGTGACAGTCTCGCGTCCACCGCCGCGGTCGCGGAGGAGCTGCCGTCCGCGACGGCCGCCGCGCTGCTGGACGCCTCCCGTGAGGCCTTCCTGGCGGGGCTGAGCGCGGTGAGCTACACCAACGCCCTGGTGGTCGTGGGCCTGGCCGTGCTGGTCGTGACCGTCCTCCGCGGACGGCAGTCCACCGACGAAACCCCGGAGGAGCCGGGGCCGGCCGCTCCGGAACGGGAAACCGCGACCGAGGCGCCCTGAGGCGTTCCCGGTCCGGCTCCGGCCCCCCGCAGCAGAGCGGGGGGCCTCTTTCACGCACGCATTCTCCTCCGAGAATGTCAGGTTCCCGTCCACAAACTCCTGCTATTCAACACCACCACGAAAATCTCTAGGCTCGACACCGGAAAAACGTTTTCCTTTCTCCCACGGAGGTGCGCCATGCCCAGCCGTTCCAGAACCGCTGTCATCGGAGGGGGAATGGCCGGATGTGCCGCCGCACGTGAACTCGTCAAAGCAGGCAGAGACGTCGTCCTCTTCGAGGCCGCGGACGGGCTCGGCGGACGCGCGCGGTCCTGGCACCGACCGGAGATCGAGCCCGACGTCGGGATCAACCTGATGTGCGCCAGCATCTATTCACTGATGCTGGAAATGATCCGGGAACACGGGCTGGAGAATGAGTTGTCGAGCATTTCGAGCAATCTGCTCGTCGTCGACAACGGTGTTCCCGCCGCACTTCCCTCCGACTCCGTCACCGCGCTCCTGTCCTACCGGCACGTGCGGCTGCGCGACCGGATCGCCTTCATCGTCGCCTCCATGCGGGAGATGCTGGTCAACCGGAACCGGATCGACCTGTTCGACCCGGTGAAGCTGGCGGAGTTCGACGACGGGACCACCGCCACCGAGTACGGCAACCGGATCCTGTCCCGCAGGGGCTTCGACTACATGCTCCGCTCCCAGATCGAGGGGTTCTGGAACTTCGACTGCGACCGGATCTCCGTGTCCCACGCCCGGGCGATGCTGGCCCAGATGGGCGGCGCCAAGTTCTACGTCTTCTCCAGGGGAATGGAGGTCCTGGCCGAGAAGAACGCCGAGGGGGCCGACGTCCGCCTGGGGCACGAGGTGGAGGAGCTGCGTCTGGACGGCGAGCGGGTACGGGTGACCGCGCGGGGGAACGACGGGACCGTCGTCTCGGAGGAGTTCGACGACATCGTCGTCGCCGTGCCCGCCCCGATCGCGGCGAAGCTCGCCTCCGCACTGCCGCAGCGGGCCGTCTCCGAGGAGACGCGCACCTACCTGGAGAGCCAGGAGTACGAACCCGCTCTCTCTGTCTCCTACCTCGTGGACCGGGACGCCCTGCCCGCCGAGACCCACATCATGGCGGGCGGCGCCGAGGACCCGAAGATCCGGAACATGATCACCTATCCCAAGCGGGTCCGCACCGGCCGGGGGACGACCGTGGACAAGCTGCTCGTCTTCGCCTATCCGGGCCGGGCCGTCACCCGACGCCTCCTCGGGCTTCCCCCCGAACAGCAGTTCGCCGAGGTCACCCCGCTGCTCCGCACGATGTGGCCGAGCTTCCCCAGCGACCCCGAACCCTTCCAGATCGCCGAGCGCCCCTACGGGTTCCCCCTTCCGACCCCCGGCCGGTACCGCAGGTCGGTCCAGGTGATGCGCGGTCAGCGCGCACCCGTCGTCTTCGCGGGCGACTACTTCAGTTCACCGACCACCGAGGCCGCCATGATCTCCGGTGTCCGCGCGGCACGCGTACTCACCGGCTCGGGAGACCCCCTCGGTCCGGTGCGTCCCGGGAGCCGGTGACCCCGGCCCGCCACATGGCCCGCAGCGAGTCCTCCAGGGAGAACCGCGGCCTCCAGCCGAGCAGCCGTGCCGCCAACCGGTTGTCGACCCGCACCCAGTCGCCGCCCAGCCGGGTCGCCGGGCCGCGGTCCTCCCTGACCGCGTCGGACGGAACCCCGGTGACGGCGACCATCATGGCCACCAGGGTCCGCACCGGCACAGCGACGCCGCTGCCGATGTTGACGGCACGGCCGACCGCGTCCGCCGCCGTCGCCGCACGCAGCACCGCGTCCGCGGCGTCACGGACGTCGACGAAGTCCAGCTGCGCGCCGGTGACGCGGACCACCGCCTCGCCACCGGCCGCGGCGTCACGGAACAGGCGCAGCAGCATGCCCGGAAACGAGGCGGGGGAGGGGTGCGGTCCGCAGGCGTTGGCCAACCGCAGCACCACGCCGTCCACGGCCCCCTCCCGCGCCGCGTCGAGCACGGCCCGCGACCCCGCGAGTTTCGTCCGCGCGTAGGCGTTCGCCGGCCGCGGCTCGACCGCCTCGTGGAGGAGCACTCCCGCTTCCACCGGCCCGTACTCGTGGACGGTGCCGATGTGCACCAGGCGGGGCCGCCCGGGGAGCGTGGCGACCGCCTCGACCAGCCGCCGCGCCGCGTCCACGTTGGCGGCGGTGAACTCCGCCTCCGTACGTTTCCAGCCGTCTCTGGCGTTGGCCCCGTCGGTCGCGTTGACCACGACGTCGACCTGCTCCTCGCGGAGCGTCTCCACCAGTTCCCGGACCGGCGCCGCCACCAGGTCGAGAGCGCGGAAGCGGAGGCCCCGCGTCCACGGGGCGGCGCCGCGGGCGAGGACGAGCACTTCGTGGCCGTGCCGTTCGAACGCCTCGGAGACGTGTCTGCCCACCCAGCCGGTACCGCCGATCACCGCGACGCGTCGCGGGCCGCTCCGCTGTCCGCTCCTCATCTCCGCTCCCCGCCTCCGAGGAGCCCCGTCCTCTTCTCCGCCGCGAGGCACCATTCGTACTCCGGCAGCAGCCCGGCCTCCCCCGCCTGGGCGAGGGAGGGCGCCTCGCGGTCCCGTTTCGACAGGATCGGGCTGATGTCCTCGGGGATCGGCAGGGCCAGCTCCGGGTCGAAGGGGGAGATCTCGCGCTCGTTCTCCGCCACGTACTCCCCCGCGAGGAGGTACGACATCACCGTGTCGTCCTCCAACGCCACGAACAGGTGGCCGACCCCCGCCGGTATGTACAGCGCCCGGGCGCCCCTCCGGTCCAGTTCGACGCTCTCCCACCGGCCGAAGGTGGGGGAACCGACTCTGATGTCGACGACGACGTCCAGCGCCCTGCCCTGGGGGCAGTACACGTACTTGGCCATCCCCGGCGGGGCCGCCGTGTAGTGGACCCCCCGGACCACTCCGCGCCTGGAGACGCTGTAGCTGGCCTGCGCGACCGGGAAGAGGGCGTGTCCGACCGCCTCGACGAAGACGCTCTCCTGCAGCGGGGAGACGAAGAAGCCCCGCTCGTCGGGGAAGGCCGTCGGCGTGAATTCGACGACCCCCTCGACACCGAGCCTGCGTGCACGCATCCGCTCTCACTCCTCCCCGGTCCGCACTCCCACGAACAGGCCCGGTGACGTCTCCTCCGGCCCCAGGTACTCCACCCGGCACCCCGCCCGGGCGAACGCGGCCTCGTACTGCTCGCGTTCGAACAGGGCCAGGACATGGGTGTCGGTGAAGTGCTGGATCCCCGCGTCCGGGTCGGCGACGAGGTAGTGGACCTCCATGTGGTGGGCCGCCCCCCGGCGCACCGCGTGGGAGACCCGGGAGACCGTCCGCCCGTCGACCGTGACGACGTCGCCCACCACGTGCCGGGCCAGGGCCCGCTCCGGGAACCACCAGGGCTCCAGGACGATCACCCCTCCGGGGGCCAGGTGCCGCCCGAAGCATTCCAGTGCGGCCGTCAGCTCGTCGGCGTCGCGCAGGTAGCCGATCGAACTGAACATGCAGGTGATCGCGTCGAATGTGCGGTCGAGCCGGAAGTCGCGCATGTCCCCCTGGTGCACGGGGACTCCCGGCAGGTTCCTCCGGGCCAGCCTCACCATGTCTGCGGCCAGGTCCACGCCTTCGACATGGTCGAACTCCTTGGCGAAGTACCTGAGGTGGGATCCGGTCCCGCACGCCACGTCGAGCAGGGAGGCCGCGGAGGGGTGGTGTTCGCGGACCAGGGCGGTGACCCTCGCGGAGTCGGCCGCGTAGTCCTTGCCCCGTCCCCGGTAGATCGTCTCGTAGAGTTCGGCTCTCCGGTAGATCCCGGCCAGGCCGTTCGTGCCGTCCACGCCCCGCCCCCCGTCAGACGATCCGGACGTCGGGCACGTACAGCACCCACCGCCCGCCGTTGTCGTGGAACTCCCGTTCCTTCGCCATGATCTCCTCGGCGTGGTTCCAGGCGAACAGCAGCGCGTAGTCCGGGTAGGGGGTGGAGAACGCCTCCGGCGGCAGCACCGGGATGTGCGCTCCCGGCGTCAGCCTCCCCTGCTTGGCGGGCGTGGAGTCGCACACGTAGGACACCAGGTCAGGACCGATGCCGCAGAAGTTGGTGACGGTCGCGCTCTTGGCGGTGGCGCCGTAGCCCACCACCGTCTTCCCCTGTGCCCGCAGCTCGCGCAGCAGCGTGGTCAGGTCGTCGCGGATCCGGGCGACCCCGGAGGCGAACCCGAGCAGGGTGGCCGGATCGGTCAGCCGCGCGGCCTCCTCCCGTTCGATCAGCTCGGCCACCGCGTCGGAGGGGGTGCGGGCCCCGGCGCGGGCCAGCGTGTAGCGGACCTCCCCGCCGTGCACCGGGAGGTGCTGCACGTCGACCAGTTCCAGCCCGAACCGCCGTGCCATGGCGGCGACGGACCCGGCGCTGAAGAAGAAGAAATGCTCGTCGTAGATCTGGTCGAAGGAGGTCTTGGAGATGATGTCGCCCAGGTAGGGGTCCTCGAACACCAGGACCCCGTCGGGGGCGAGCAGCGCGTCCACCCCCTTCATGATGGACTCCACGTAGGGGATGTGGCACAGGGTGTTGGCCGCGTAGATGACGTCCGCCGGCCCCTCCTCGGCCCTGACCTCGGCAGCGGTGGAGGCCTCGAAGAAGTCCACGCGCACCCGGATCCCGCCGGCCTGCGCGATCCGCGCGACCCCTCCGGAGGGTTCGAACCCGAGGTGGCGGACCCCGAGGTCGCGGACGGTGGACAGCATGACCCCGTCGTTGCACCCGATCTCCACCACGAACGGGTCGTCGGAAGCCGCGGACCGGACCAGGTCCCGCGCGGTCCGGGCGAAGTGCTCACGCATCACGGAAGAGCCGGACGAGTGGTACGGGTAGCCCTCGTGGAACATGCGCTCCCGCGGCACCTCTTCCACCAGCTGCACCATCGTGCAGGAGGCGCAGCACCCCACCGCGAGCCGGTAGAAGTACTCGTCGGCGACGTCCCCGGGGGTGAGGAACGCGTCGGACAGCGGTTGCCGTCCGAGGTCGAGGAACTGGTTGAGCGGGCCGCCGCACACACGGCACCGGGACACGGTCGCCAGGTCTCCGTTCGCTGGTTCGGTCATGCTGCTCCTTCGCAGGGCCGCGCGGTGACACGCCGCGCTGCCGGATCGGTCGGGTCGGGGGCTCACAGGGTGGCCAGGACTTCGCGCAGTGTGTCGATGACCCGGTCCTGCCGCTCCCGGGGCAGAGAGGGGTACATGGGCAGCGAGAAGATCTCGTCGGCGAGGCGCTCCGTCGTCGGCAGCGCCCCCCGGGCGTAGCCGAGGTGCTGGAAGCCGGTCATGGTGTGGACCGGCCACGGGTAGCTGATGTTCAACGAGATGCCGTGGTGCCTGAGCCGCTCGATGATCTCGTCGCGCCGCGGATGGCGCACCACGAAGACGTAGTAGACGTGCTCGTTGCCCTCGGTCGTGGCCGGCAGGACCAGGTCACCGGCCTCGGCGAGGTCGCCGAGGCCGTCGAAGTAGCGTTCGGCCACCGCCCGGCGCTGCGCCGTGTACTTGTCGAGCCTGCCGAGCTTGCGGCGCAGGATCTCCGCCTGCACCTCGTCCAGCCGGCTGTTGTATCCCGGCGTGGCGACGACGTAGTAGACGTCCTCCATGCCGTAGTAACGCAGTCGGCGCAGGTTCCGGTCCACGTCGGCGTCGGAGGTGACCACCGCCCCGCCGTCCCCGTAGGCGCCGAGCACCTTGGTCGGGTAGAAGGAGAAGGCCGCCGCGTCGCCCATCGTTCCGGCGAGGCGGCCGTTGCGGCGCGCGCCGTGGGCCTGCGCGCAGTCCTCCAGGATGACCAGGCCGTGCCGGTCGGCGATCTGCCGCAGGGGGGCCATGTCGACGCACTGGCCGTAGAGGTGGACGGGCAGCAGGGCCTTGGTGCGCGGGGTGACGGCCGCGGCCACCTGGTCGGTGTCCATCAGGTAGTCGTCCTCCCGGACGTCGACGAACACGGGGACGGCGCCCACGTCGTCGATCGCCACCACGGTCGGCGCCGCGGTGTTGGAGACGGTGATCACCTCGTCCCCCGGGCCGATTCCCAGCGCTCGCAGCCCCAGTTTGACGGCATTGGTGCCGTTGTCCACCCCGACGCAGTGGTCCACGCCGTGGTAGGCGGCGAACTCCCGCTCGAAACCACGGACGCTCTCGCCGAGAATCAGCTGCCCCGACTCGAAAACGGTGCGGACCGCGTCGAGGATGTCCGCCTGCTCCTCCTCGTACTCGGGCAGGTAGTCCCACACACGGATCGTCACTGAAACGCCTTTCCGGTAGCTGTCGGTCCCCGCGTGCCGCGGCGTCCCGTCATCCCGCCAACTTCTCCATGAGGGCGACGATCTCCGCCGGGGGCGGCAGTTCGGCCATCTCGGCGGAGAGCGCGCGCGCCCGTTGCCGGTACCGGGGGTCCTCAAGCACCCGGGCGCAGGCCCCCGCGATCTCTTCGGCGTTCTGCTCGTCCGCTCCGAGCATCACCGCGGCGCCGTGGTCGGCGAGGCGCTGCATCGCCTCGGCCGCGATGTCCTGGTTGACGATCACCTGCGGAACCCCCGCGTGCAGCGCCGTCATGTCCGTGACGCCACCACCGTGGTGCAGGATGATGTCGCAGGTGGGGGCGAGGACGTCCAGGGGCACCCAGCCGACCTGGATGTCCGGGAGCTCCTTGCGCAGGTCCGCCGCGACCCTCTCGGGCGCCCCGATGACCACCTCCACCCCCAGGTCGGAGACGCTTCGCGCCATGTGGCTCAGGGACTCGCCGCTGAACAGTCGGGCACCGGCCGTGATGTAGACCCGGGGCCGTTCCCCCTTGGCGTACATCCACGGCTCCAGGGGGCGCTGCGGGTTGGTGGGCAGCCATCTCATCGCCTGGCGGTCCGGATCGACGGTCGGCCGGAGGCTGGGAGGGCAGATGTCGACCCACAGGTCGGGCGCCGGAACCTCGTCGAGCCCCCATTCCGTGAGGAGCGGAGGCAGGACCTCTGCTGCCCCCGGCGCGTAGATGGCCGCGTCGACACGGTCCCACTCCACACGGACGGACGGCACTCCGAGCCGGTGCGCCAGCAGGGGAGCGCAGTAGAACATCGATCCGCCGACGACGATGTCCGGACGCCACTTCTCGGCCATCCGCAGCAGCGGGTCCAGGCTCTGCAGCGCGATCTCCGCGTACACGCGGCCCACCGCCTTGGCCTGCTCCACCGGGTCGGCGGGGGCCGTGCTCATGAACTCGGCGACATCAGCCTCCGATATGTCGGCGATCTTGACCGGGGCGAGCCCGATCGCCGCGATCTCCGGGAGCACCCATTCGATTCCTCCCACGATGACCTCGTGGCCGCGGTTCCGCGCAGCTGTCGCCAACGAGGCGTGCGAAAAAATCGGTGACGGACTGTTGCCCGGAATAAACAAGATCCTCACGGGGCCTCCGCGGAGCCGTAGTCGGTTCAAGGGGAACGCCGTCTGTGAGCGTCCCCGGTACGCGGGGGCGCAGACAAGGCGGGACCGTCCGCTGTGTCAAGTCGCGGGTCCGCCCGCCGGACGACCTGACAAAGGCGGTCGGAGGTTGTCCGCCCCCGGGGCTCTGCGGGACTAGAACGGAATCCGCCCCCCGACGCCGTGCCCACTCCGGAACGGTCCCGTCGGGACGGGTGGCCGCCTTCGAAAGGAGCCTTGCCGTGAAGAACACAGCGGAACTCACCACTCCGGAGAACCTCTCGGAAGAAGACGTCGAGCTCTACCGGCGCCAGGGCTTCCTCCACATTCCGAGGGT
This window encodes:
- a CDS encoding NAD(P)/FAD-dependent oxidoreductase; this translates as MPSRSRTAVIGGGMAGCAAARELVKAGRDVVLFEAADGLGGRARSWHRPEIEPDVGINLMCASIYSLMLEMIREHGLENELSSISSNLLVVDNGVPAALPSDSVTALLSYRHVRLRDRIAFIVASMREMLVNRNRIDLFDPVKLAEFDDGTTATEYGNRILSRRGFDYMLRSQIEGFWNFDCDRISVSHARAMLAQMGGAKFYVFSRGMEVLAEKNAEGADVRLGHEVEELRLDGERVRVTARGNDGTVVSEEFDDIVVAVPAPIAAKLASALPQRAVSEETRTYLESQEYEPALSVSYLVDRDALPAETHIMAGGAEDPKIRNMITYPKRVRTGRGTTVDKLLVFAYPGRAVTRRLLGLPPEQQFAEVTPLLRTMWPSFPSDPEPFQIAERPYGFPLPTPGRYRRSVQVMRGQRAPVVFAGDYFSSPTTEAAMISGVRAARVLTGSGDPLGPVRPGSR
- a CDS encoding NAD-dependent epimerase/dehydratase family protein, giving the protein MRSGQRSGPRRVAVIGGTGWVGRHVSEAFERHGHEVLVLARGAAPWTRGLRFRALDLVAAPVRELVETLREEQVDVVVNATDGANARDGWKRTEAEFTAANVDAARRLVEAVATLPGRPRLVHIGTVHEYGPVEAGVLLHEAVEPRPANAYARTKLAGSRAVLDAAREGAVDGVVLRLANACGPHPSPASFPGMLLRLFRDAAAGGEAVVRVTGAQLDFVDVRDAADAVLRAATAADAVGRAVNIGSGVAVPVRTLVAMMVAVTGVPSDAVREDRGPATRLGGDWVRVDNRLAARLLGWRPRFSLEDSLRAMWRAGVTGSRDAPDRGGLPSR
- a CDS encoding dTDP-4-dehydrorhamnose 3,5-epimerase family protein; translated protein: MRARRLGVEGVVEFTPTAFPDERGFFVSPLQESVFVEAVGHALFPVAQASYSVSRRGVVRGVHYTAAPPGMAKYVYCPQGRALDVVVDIRVGSPTFGRWESVELDRRGARALYIPAGVGHLFVALEDDTVMSYLLAGEYVAENEREISPFDPELALPIPEDISPILSKRDREAPSLAQAGEAGLLPEYEWCLAAEKRTGLLGGGERR
- a CDS encoding class I SAM-dependent methyltransferase; amino-acid sequence: MDGTNGLAGIYRRAELYETIYRGRGKDYAADSARVTALVREHHPSAASLLDVACGTGSHLRYFAKEFDHVEGVDLAADMVRLARRNLPGVPVHQGDMRDFRLDRTFDAITCMFSSIGYLRDADELTAALECFGRHLAPGGVIVLEPWWFPERALARHVVGDVVTVDGRTVSRVSHAVRRGAAHHMEVHYLVADPDAGIQHFTDTHVLALFEREQYEAAFARAGCRVEYLGPEETSPGLFVGVRTGEE
- a CDS encoding class I SAM-dependent methyltransferase: MTEPANGDLATVSRCRVCGGPLNQFLDLGRQPLSDAFLTPGDVADEYFYRLAVGCCASCTMVQLVEEVPRERMFHEGYPYHSSGSSVMREHFARTARDLVRSAASDDPFVVEIGCNDGVMLSTVRDLGVRHLGFEPSGGVARIAQAGGIRVRVDFFEASTAAEVRAEEGPADVIYAANTLCHIPYVESIMKGVDALLAPDGVLVFEDPYLGDIISKTSFDQIYDEHFFFFSAGSVAAMARRFGLELVDVQHLPVHGGEVRYTLARAGARTPSDAVAELIEREEAARLTDPATLLGFASGVARIRDDLTTLLRELRAQGKTVVGYGATAKSATVTNFCGIGPDLVSYVCDSTPAKQGRLTPGAHIPVLPPEAFSTPYPDYALLFAWNHAEEIMAKEREFHDNGGRWVLYVPDVRIV
- a CDS encoding DegT/DnrJ/EryC1/StrS family aminotransferase is translated as MTIRVWDYLPEYEEEQADILDAVRTVFESGQLILGESVRGFEREFAAYHGVDHCVGVDNGTNAVKLGLRALGIGPGDEVITVSNTAAPTVVAIDDVGAVPVFVDVREDDYLMDTDQVAAAVTPRTKALLPVHLYGQCVDMAPLRQIADRHGLVILEDCAQAHGARRNGRLAGTMGDAAAFSFYPTKVLGAYGDGGAVVTSDADVDRNLRRLRYYGMEDVYYVVATPGYNSRLDEVQAEILRRKLGRLDKYTAQRRAVAERYFDGLGDLAEAGDLVLPATTEGNEHVYYVFVVRHPRRDEIIERLRHHGISLNISYPWPVHTMTGFQHLGYARGALPTTERLADEIFSLPMYPSLPRERQDRVIDTLREVLATL
- a CDS encoding nucleotide disphospho-sugar-binding domain-containing protein yields the protein MRILFIPGNSPSPIFSHASLATAARNRGHEVIVGGIEWVLPEIAAIGLAPVKIADISEADVAEFMSTAPADPVEQAKAVGRVYAEIALQSLDPLLRMAEKWRPDIVVGGSMFYCAPLLAHRLGVPSVRVEWDRVDAAIYAPGAAEVLPPLLTEWGLDEVPAPDLWVDICPPSLRPTVDPDRQAMRWLPTNPQRPLEPWMYAKGERPRVYITAGARLFSGESLSHMARSVSDLGVEVVIGAPERVAADLRKELPDIQVGWVPLDVLAPTCDIILHHGGGVTDMTALHAGVPQVIVNQDIAAEAMQRLADHGAAVMLGADEQNAEEIAGACARVLEDPRYRQRARALSAEMAELPPPAEIVALMEKLAG